Below is a genomic region from Acidimicrobiales bacterium.
CACGAGAATGCCCTGCAGGATCGGGTACTTGCGGTCGATCAGCTTGCCTGCGGCGCGGGACTCGTCGCCGGTGAGCCGACGAGCGGTTCCCGTGATCGTGCGCCCGGTCTGCGTGCCCCGGGGAGTCGACGGGGCGACGGCCACCTTCGGCTGGCGGGCCAGGCGCCTGGCCTTGCCCGACGTGTCCCAGGTCCGAAAGTAGGCGTGCCCGTCGCCGACGGCGACGTTGACCGGCGTACCCA
It encodes:
- a CDS encoding PPOX class F420-dependent oxidoreductase — protein: MTMSDELRDQRTVLLTTYRRDDSPVGTPVNVAVGDGHAYFRTWDTSGKARRLARQPKVAVAPSTPRGTQTGRTITGTARRLTGDESRAAGKLIDRKYPILQGILV